Proteins from a single region of Streptomyces sp. TN58:
- a CDS encoding thiolase family protein, producing MPRTVRDVVFVDGVRTPFGKAGPKGIYHETRADDLVVKAIRELLRRNPDLDPKKIDEVAIAATTQIGDQGLTLGRTAGILAGLPQSVPGYSIDRMCAGALTAVTAVAGGVAFGAYDVALAGGVEHMGRHPMGEGVDPNPRFVSEKLVDESALFMGMTAENLHDRYPTITKLRADEYAVRSQEKAAKAYADGKIQQDLVPISVRNTNSEVGETGWGLVTTDEPMRPGTTLENLAGLKTPFRTHGRVTAGNAAGLNDGATAAIIASEDFARENNLPVKMRLVSYSFAGVEPEVMGYGPIPATEKALAQAGLTIDDIGLFEINEAFAVQVLAFLEHYGIADDDARVNQYGGAIAFGHPLASSGVRLMTQLARQFEEQPHVRYGLTTMCVGFGMGATVIWENPHFTSEGEAK from the coding sequence GTGCCTCGTACCGTCAGGGACGTCGTCTTCGTCGACGGCGTCCGCACCCCGTTCGGCAAGGCGGGCCCGAAGGGCATCTACCACGAGACCCGCGCCGACGACCTCGTCGTGAAGGCGATCCGGGAGCTGCTGCGCCGCAACCCGGACCTGGACCCCAAGAAGATCGACGAGGTCGCCATCGCCGCGACCACGCAGATCGGCGACCAGGGCCTGACGCTGGGCCGCACGGCCGGAATCCTCGCGGGCCTCCCGCAGTCCGTCCCCGGCTACTCCATCGACCGCATGTGCGCCGGCGCGCTGACCGCCGTGACCGCCGTCGCGGGCGGTGTGGCCTTCGGTGCCTACGACGTCGCCCTCGCCGGCGGCGTCGAGCACATGGGCCGCCACCCCATGGGCGAGGGCGTCGACCCGAACCCGCGCTTCGTCTCCGAGAAGCTGGTCGACGAGTCCGCCCTGTTCATGGGCATGACCGCCGAGAACCTGCACGACCGGTACCCGACGATCACCAAGCTCCGCGCCGACGAGTACGCCGTGCGCTCGCAGGAGAAGGCCGCCAAGGCGTACGCCGACGGCAAGATCCAGCAGGACCTGGTCCCGATCTCGGTCCGCAACACCAACTCCGAGGTGGGCGAGACGGGCTGGGGCCTGGTCACCACCGACGAGCCGATGCGCCCGGGCACCACGCTGGAGAACCTGGCCGGCCTGAAGACCCCGTTCCGTACGCACGGCCGGGTCACCGCGGGCAACGCCGCCGGTCTCAACGACGGTGCCACCGCCGCGATCATCGCGTCCGAGGACTTCGCCCGCGAGAACAACCTCCCGGTCAAGATGCGCCTCGTCTCGTACTCCTTCGCGGGTGTCGAGCCCGAGGTCATGGGCTACGGCCCGATCCCGGCCACCGAGAAGGCCCTGGCCCAGGCCGGCCTGACGATCGACGACATCGGCCTCTTCGAGATCAACGAGGCCTTCGCGGTCCAGGTCCTCGCCTTCCTGGAGCACTACGGCATCGCCGACGACGACGCCCGCGTGAACCAGTACGGCGGCGCCATCGCCTTCGGTCACCCGCTGGCCTCCTCCGGCGTGCGCCTGATGACGCAGCTGGCCCGCCAGTTCGAGGAGCAGCCGCACGTCCGCTACGGCCTGACCACCATGTGCGTCGGCTTCGGCATGGGCGCCACGGTCATCTGGGAGAACCCGCACTTCACCTCCGAGGGAGAAGCCAAGTGA
- a CDS encoding alpha/beta fold hydrolase, with protein MQIKTTDHEVKHPSTLPVNEGEVVKLFVRERDGTKNPTKRTAVLMLHGRSVPVLPGADLGTGEYNWMLFLAKAGFDVFAMDLQGHGRSPRPAVMNEPCNTNSTQQAKLLHDGHPLPGPCTPAYAKHLGDSEQDWAEVHTVVEYIKAERGVEKVALFGWSAAAVALGPYAIQHPENVSSLFLLAPVFRPDGPGSKPGTKWERPDALPPPPSLWTYPMNITGRQGFSDAWDKELGCGEEQRAEGMVDTVWAAIMENDVVGRNWGPPVSGVPSGVLRFRNAFWWGWNRDGAKVDDVLGNQVPVLIVVGEHDRTVNSVPGTNPFLSVTELYKAIPGPKKMHFKVACAGHQIPWERVVKHVHQLSRKWLKHTEIDGHTQGTFAMDTDGDYTGQAL; from the coding sequence ATGCAGATCAAGACGACCGACCACGAGGTCAAGCACCCTTCCACCCTCCCCGTCAACGAAGGCGAGGTGGTCAAACTCTTCGTCCGGGAACGCGACGGGACGAAGAATCCCACCAAGCGCACCGCCGTCCTGATGCTGCACGGCCGCAGCGTCCCCGTCCTGCCCGGCGCGGACCTGGGCACCGGCGAGTACAACTGGATGCTGTTCCTCGCCAAGGCGGGCTTCGACGTCTTCGCCATGGACCTCCAGGGCCACGGCCGTTCGCCGCGCCCGGCGGTCATGAACGAGCCCTGCAACACCAACAGCACCCAGCAGGCGAAGCTCCTGCACGACGGCCACCCGCTGCCGGGCCCCTGCACCCCCGCGTACGCCAAGCACCTCGGCGACTCCGAGCAGGACTGGGCCGAGGTCCACACCGTCGTCGAGTACATCAAGGCCGAGCGCGGTGTGGAGAAGGTCGCCCTCTTCGGCTGGTCAGCCGCCGCGGTGGCGCTGGGCCCCTACGCCATCCAGCACCCGGAGAACGTCTCCAGCCTGTTCCTGCTCGCCCCGGTCTTCCGGCCGGACGGGCCCGGGAGCAAGCCGGGCACCAAATGGGAGCGGCCGGACGCGCTGCCCCCTCCGCCCTCCCTGTGGACCTACCCGATGAACATCACCGGCCGGCAGGGCTTCTCAGACGCCTGGGACAAGGAACTCGGCTGCGGCGAGGAGCAGCGTGCGGAGGGCATGGTCGACACGGTCTGGGCGGCGATCATGGAGAACGACGTGGTGGGCCGCAACTGGGGGCCGCCGGTGTCCGGCGTGCCCTCGGGCGTGCTGCGCTTCCGCAACGCCTTCTGGTGGGGGTGGAACAGGGACGGCGCCAAGGTGGACGACGTCCTCGGCAACCAGGTGCCGGTGCTCATCGTCGTCGGCGAGCACGACAGGACGGTGAACAGCGTCCCGGGCACCAACCCCTTCCTCTCGGTCACCGAGCTGTACAAGGCGATCCCCGGTCCGAAGAAGATGCACTTCAAGGTCGCCTGCGCGGGCCACCAGATTCCCTGGGAGCGGGTGGTCAAGCACGTCCACCAGCTGTCCCGGAAATGGCTCAAACACACCGAGATCGACGGCCACACACAGGGGACCTTCGCCATGGACACGGACGGCGACTACACCGGGCAAGCGCTGTGA
- a CDS encoding HRDC domain-containing protein, whose product MTDAQETAADLRTTTGGGPPDDVVVPPGGVPIPLLEPREGIPPVVADADALADVVAAFAAGTGPVAVDAERASGYRYGQRAYLVQLRREGAGSALIDPVGCPDLSSLGEALSGTEWILHAATQDLPCLREIGMVPTSLFDTELAGRLAGFPRVGLGAMVESVLGYALEKGHSAVDWSTRPLPEPWLRYAALDVELLVDLRDALEEELDGQGKLEWARQEFDAIASAPPAPPRKDPWRRTSGMHKVRRRRQMAVVRELWESRDRIAQRRDVSPGKVLGDAAIVEAALALPANVHTLSALPGYGQRMGRRQLDQWMAAVDRAKALPESELPQPGATPAGPPPPRSWADKDPAAAARLAAARTAVSALAEQLNLPQENLITPDTVRRLCWEPPQRLDEDAVSRSLALHGARPWQIEQVTPVLVAALTATA is encoded by the coding sequence GTGACCGACGCCCAAGAGACCGCAGCAGACCTGCGCACCACCACCGGGGGCGGCCCCCCGGACGACGTCGTTGTTCCGCCCGGTGGGGTGCCGATCCCATTGCTGGAGCCCCGCGAGGGGATCCCCCCGGTGGTCGCCGACGCGGACGCCCTCGCCGACGTGGTCGCGGCCTTCGCCGCGGGCACCGGCCCCGTGGCCGTGGACGCCGAGCGCGCCTCCGGATACCGCTACGGCCAGCGCGCCTACCTGGTGCAGCTGCGCCGCGAGGGTGCCGGGTCCGCGCTGATCGACCCGGTGGGCTGCCCCGACCTGTCCTCTCTGGGCGAGGCGCTCTCCGGCACCGAGTGGATCCTGCACGCCGCCACCCAGGACCTGCCCTGCCTGCGCGAAATAGGCATGGTCCCCACGTCGCTGTTCGACACCGAGCTGGCCGGCCGGCTCGCCGGCTTCCCGCGGGTCGGGCTCGGCGCGATGGTCGAGAGCGTTCTCGGCTACGCCCTGGAGAAGGGCCACTCCGCCGTCGACTGGTCCACCCGGCCGCTGCCCGAGCCGTGGCTGCGCTACGCCGCTCTGGACGTGGAGCTGCTGGTGGACCTGCGGGACGCGCTGGAGGAGGAGCTGGACGGCCAGGGCAAGCTGGAGTGGGCCCGGCAGGAGTTCGACGCGATCGCCTCCGCGCCGCCGGCTCCGCCGCGCAAGGACCCGTGGCGCCGCACGTCCGGCATGCACAAGGTGCGCCGCCGCCGGCAGATGGCGGTCGTACGGGAGCTGTGGGAGTCCCGGGACCGGATCGCGCAGCGGCGTGACGTGTCCCCGGGCAAGGTGCTGGGCGACGCCGCGATCGTCGAGGCCGCGCTGGCCCTGCCCGCGAACGTGCACACCCTGTCGGCCCTGCCCGGCTACGGGCAGCGCATGGGCCGCCGCCAGCTCGACCAGTGGATGGCCGCCGTGGACCGGGCGAAGGCGCTGCCCGAGAGCGAGCTGCCGCAGCCGGGCGCGACGCCGGCGGGCCCGCCTCCGCCGCGTTCCTGGGCCGACAAGGACCCGGCCGCCGCGGCCCGGCTGGCCGCCGCCCGTACGGCCGTGTCGGCCCTGGCGGAGCAGCTGAACCTGCCCCAGGAGAACCTGATCACCCCGGACACGGTCCGCCGCCTGTGCTGGGAGCCGCCGCAGCGGCTGGACGAGGACGCGGTGTCCCGGTCCCTGGCCCTCCACGGCGCCCGCCCCTGGCAGATCGAGCAGGTGACCCCGGTCCTGGTCGCGGCCCTGACGGCCACGGCGTAG
- a CDS encoding helix-turn-helix transcriptional regulator codes for MSVLLEQPASLVAYRPNKPTAMVVVADPRVRSTVTRHLWALGVRDVIEASSIAEARPRVGSPRDICVADVHLPDGSGLTLLSETRAAGWPNGLALSAADDIGAVRNALAGGVKGYVVTGTRTNIGLPTRPGAAPIGAAAARMHRRPPGAPSHPGGYRELSGREVEVLRLVAEGQSNKAIGVSMGLSALTVKSHLARIARKLGTGDRAGMVAVALRTGIIH; via the coding sequence GTGTCCGTTCTTCTCGAGCAGCCCGCAAGCCTGGTCGCCTACCGCCCGAACAAGCCGACCGCCATGGTCGTCGTGGCCGACCCGCGCGTCCGCTCCACCGTGACCCGCCATCTGTGGGCCCTCGGCGTGCGTGACGTCATCGAGGCGTCGTCCATCGCGGAGGCCCGCCCCCGCGTCGGCAGCCCGCGCGACATCTGCGTGGCCGACGTGCACCTGCCCGACGGTTCCGGTCTCACCCTGCTCTCCGAGACCCGTGCCGCAGGCTGGCCCAACGGCCTGGCCCTGTCCGCCGCCGACGACATCGGCGCCGTGCGCAACGCCCTCGCGGGCGGCGTGAAGGGCTACGTCGTCACCGGCACGCGGACCAACATCGGGCTCCCCACCCGGCCCGGCGCCGCCCCCATCGGCGCAGCCGCCGCCCGTATGCACCGCCGCCCCCCGGGTGCCCCGAGCCACCCGGGCGGCTACCGCGAGCTCTCCGGCCGCGAGGTCGAGGTCCTGCGCCTCGTCGCGGAGGGCCAGTCCAACAAGGCCATCGGCGTCTCGATGGGCCTGTCCGCCCTGACCGTCAAGTCCCACCTCGCCCGTATCGCCCGCAAGCTGGGCACCGGTGACCGCGCGGGAATGGTCGCCGTGGCCCTGCGCACCGGGATCATCCACTGA
- a CDS encoding DUF3000 domain-containing protein — MAAAQGRFSDGADGTDSAKESSVPLPFRRAVEGLKKARLRPGVEIDPTKPPQRLAPYAYALEAAVVDGEDDLADGRLILLHDPAGHDAWHGTFRLVTLVRAELEPEMAADPLLPEVCWSWLTGALEARGLAYGEASGTVTMAGSHYFGGLAERRPATQIEIRASWTPREGVGGVPDTAAHLSAWCELICQIAGLPPVGPTDTATGVVSLPQRRGPHHP; from the coding sequence ATGGCTGCGGCTCAGGGACGATTTTCAGATGGCGCCGACGGTACGGACAGTGCGAAGGAGAGCTCCGTCCCACTCCCGTTCCGCCGGGCGGTCGAGGGTTTGAAGAAGGCCCGGCTGCGTCCGGGGGTCGAGATCGACCCCACGAAGCCGCCCCAGCGGCTGGCGCCGTACGCCTACGCGCTGGAGGCCGCGGTGGTGGACGGGGAGGACGACCTGGCCGACGGCCGGCTGATCCTGCTCCACGACCCGGCCGGGCACGACGCCTGGCACGGCACCTTCCGGCTGGTGACGCTCGTACGCGCGGAGCTGGAGCCCGAGATGGCCGCCGATCCGCTGCTGCCGGAGGTGTGCTGGTCCTGGCTGACGGGGGCCCTGGAAGCGCGCGGGCTGGCCTACGGCGAGGCGAGCGGGACGGTGACCATGGCGGGCTCGCACTACTTCGGCGGGCTCGCGGAGCGGCGGCCCGCGACGCAGATCGAGATCCGGGCCTCGTGGACGCCGCGCGAGGGTGTGGGCGGGGTCCCGGACACCGCGGCGCACCTGTCGGCCTGGTGCGAGCTGATCTGCCAGATCGCGGGACTGCCGCCGGTGGGCCCGACGGACACGGCGACGGGCGTGGTCTCCCTGCCCCAGCGCCGCGGTCCGCACCACCCGTAG
- the hemE gene encoding uroporphyrinogen decarboxylase codes for MSANDSPQGQPSQTYDSAFLKACRREPVPHTPVWFMRQAGRSLPEYRKVREGTAMLESCMRPDLVTEITMQPVRRHNVDAAIFFSDIVVPLKAIGVDLDIKPGVGPVVAQPIRRREDLAQLRDLTPEDVRYVTEAIGMLTGELGATPLIGFAGAPFTLASYLVEGGPSKNHEHTKALMYGDPQLWADLLDRLADITSAFLKVQIEAGASAVQLFDSWVGALAPADYRRSVMPASAKVLESVASYGVPRIHFGVGTGELLGLMGEAGADVVGVDYRVALDEAARRVGPGKALQGNLDPAVLFSTTEAVEAKADEVLAAAAGLEGHVFNLGHGVLPTTDPEALTRLVDYVHTKTAR; via the coding sequence GTGAGCGCCAACGACAGCCCCCAGGGCCAGCCGAGCCAGACGTACGATTCCGCCTTCCTGAAGGCGTGCCGGCGTGAGCCGGTGCCGCACACGCCGGTGTGGTTCATGCGGCAGGCCGGACGCTCCCTCCCCGAGTACCGAAAGGTCCGCGAGGGCACCGCGATGCTGGAGTCCTGCATGCGGCCCGACCTGGTCACCGAGATCACCATGCAGCCGGTGCGGCGCCACAACGTCGACGCGGCGATCTTCTTCTCCGACATCGTGGTCCCGCTCAAGGCCATCGGCGTCGACCTGGACATCAAGCCGGGCGTCGGCCCCGTCGTCGCCCAGCCGATCCGCCGCCGCGAGGACCTCGCACAGCTGCGCGACCTCACCCCTGAGGACGTCCGCTACGTCACCGAGGCGATCGGCATGCTCACGGGTGAACTGGGCGCCACGCCGTTGATCGGTTTCGCGGGCGCGCCTTTCACCCTCGCGAGCTACCTCGTCGAGGGCGGCCCCTCGAAGAACCACGAGCACACCAAGGCCCTCATGTACGGGGACCCGCAGCTCTGGGCCGACCTGCTGGACCGCCTCGCGGACATCACCTCCGCCTTCCTGAAGGTCCAGATCGAGGCCGGCGCCTCCGCGGTCCAGCTCTTCGACTCCTGGGTCGGCGCGCTCGCCCCGGCGGACTACCGCCGCTCCGTCATGCCCGCCTCGGCGAAGGTCCTGGAGTCCGTCGCCTCCTACGGGGTCCCCCGGATCCACTTCGGTGTGGGCACGGGCGAGCTCCTCGGCCTGATGGGCGAGGCCGGCGCGGACGTCGTGGGCGTCGACTACCGCGTCGCACTCGACGAGGCCGCCCGCCGGGTCGGCCCGGGCAAGGCACTCCAGGGCAACCTGGACCCGGCCGTGCTCTTCTCCACCACCGAGGCGGTCGAGGCCAAGGCGGACGAGGTCCTCGCGGCCGCCGCCGGCCTGGAGGGCCACGTCTTCAACCTCGGCCACGGCGTCCTCCCGACGACCGACCCCGAGGCGCTGACCCGCCTGGTGGACTACGTCCACACCAAGACGGCCCGCTGA
- a CDS encoding FAD-dependent oxidoreductase: MATERLVVVGGDAAGMSAASQARRLKGPRELEIVAFERGRFTSYSACGIPYWVGGLVAERDDLIARTPEEHRARDIDVRTRTEVVELDLPGSRVRARDLDSGFESWTHYDKLVLAMGARPVRPRLPGIGAQGVHGIQTLDDGRRLMESLERTRGRRAVVVGAGYIGVEMAEALVLRGYEVTVLHRGEQPMATLDPDMGGLVHTAMNRLGIRTVARAEVTGILTDEEGRARAVATGAGGEYPADVVVLGIGVEPRTALARAAGLPLGPSGGILTDLSMRVRGHGNVWAGGDCVEVLDLVAGRTRHVPLGTHANKHGQVIGSGVGGGYATFPGVVGTAVSKVCDLEIARTGLRERDALEAGLRFVTAAVTSTNTAGYYPGAAEMTVKMLAERRTGRLLGVQIVGGAGSAKRVDVAAVALTAGMTVEQVVSLDLGYAPPFSPVWDPVLVAARKAVSAVRAAGV, encoded by the coding sequence ATGGCGACGGAACGACTGGTGGTGGTCGGGGGCGACGCGGCGGGGATGTCCGCCGCGTCGCAGGCCCGCAGGCTGAAGGGGCCTCGGGAGCTGGAGATCGTCGCCTTCGAGCGAGGCCGCTTCACCTCCTACTCGGCCTGCGGCATCCCCTACTGGGTCGGCGGTCTGGTCGCCGAGCGCGACGACCTGATCGCCCGCACCCCCGAGGAGCACCGCGCACGGGACATCGACGTGCGCACCCGCACCGAGGTGGTGGAACTCGATCTGCCGGGATCCAGGGTGCGCGCCCGCGATCTGGACAGTGGATTCGAATCCTGGACGCACTACGACAAGCTCGTCCTGGCCATGGGCGCCCGGCCCGTCCGCCCGCGCCTGCCCGGCATCGGGGCGCAGGGGGTGCACGGCATCCAGACCCTCGACGACGGCCGGCGCCTCATGGAATCGCTGGAGCGTACGCGGGGCCGGCGGGCGGTCGTGGTCGGCGCCGGCTACATCGGTGTGGAGATGGCCGAGGCCCTGGTGCTGCGGGGCTACGAGGTGACCGTCCTGCACCGGGGCGAGCAGCCGATGGCCACGCTGGACCCCGACATGGGCGGTCTGGTGCACACCGCGATGAACCGTCTGGGGATCCGTACGGTGGCGCGCGCCGAGGTCACCGGGATCCTCACCGACGAGGAGGGCCGGGCCCGGGCGGTGGCCACCGGGGCCGGCGGGGAGTACCCGGCGGACGTGGTGGTGCTCGGCATCGGCGTGGAACCGCGGACAGCGCTGGCCCGCGCCGCCGGCCTCCCGCTCGGCCCCTCGGGCGGGATCCTCACGGACCTGTCGATGCGTGTGCGCGGCCACGGGAACGTCTGGGCGGGCGGCGACTGTGTGGAGGTCCTCGACCTGGTCGCGGGCCGCACCCGGCACGTCCCGCTGGGCACCCACGCCAACAAGCACGGCCAGGTCATCGGCTCGGGCGTGGGCGGCGGCTACGCGACCTTCCCGGGGGTGGTCGGCACGGCGGTCAGCAAGGTCTGCGATCTGGAGATCGCCCGTACGGGGCTGCGCGAGCGGGACGCGCTGGAGGCGGGCCTGCGCTTCGTGACGGCCGCCGTCACCTCCACCAACACGGCGGGCTACTACCCGGGCGCGGCGGAGATGACGGTGAAGATGCTGGCGGAGCGCCGTACGGGCCGGCTCCTCGGCGTGCAGATCGTCGGCGGCGCGGGCTCCGCGAAGCGGGTGGACGTGGCGGCGGTGGCGCTCACGGCGGGCATGACGGTGGAGCAGGTGGTCTCGCTCGACCTCGGCTACGCGCCGCCGTTCTCGCCGGTCTGGGACCCGGTGCTGGTGGCGGCCCGCAAAGCGGTCTCAGCGGTCCGCGCGGCGGGCGTCTGA
- a CDS encoding DUF4349 domain-containing protein has translation MRAHAAAALAALSLAGALTLTGCGADGQNSASDTAARPPAADSKAREGAAGSAAAPAPAGSAGAAGSAGAAGRTDGAPVTVRPNVIRTATLGIETSDVQKTLAAARGAADGAGGYVGNESTKRGENGRMTSTVTLRVPGEHYDAVLGAMEGSGKLLHRKVEAQDVTEKVADIDSRVSSQQASVARVREMMGKATALSEVVMLESELSRRQSDLESLLAQQTALKDKTSMGTITLEVSEPAPPVVEKKKEKKEPTFLSALSGGWEIFTKILRYLLAALGALLPFLATAAVVVLLVRAYRRWRPARPKTGLTPKRLPVPAARQTPPAPATAPTAAAAPAADTEDGVRD, from the coding sequence ATGCGTGCTCATGCGGCGGCGGCCCTGGCGGCCCTCTCCCTGGCCGGGGCTCTCACGCTCACCGGCTGCGGTGCGGACGGGCAGAACTCCGCGAGCGACACGGCGGCCCGGCCGCCCGCGGCGGACTCCAAGGCCCGGGAGGGGGCGGCGGGCTCCGCGGCGGCCCCGGCCCCGGCGGGTTCGGCGGGGGCGGCGGGCTCGGCGGGGGCGGCGGGCAGGACCGACGGGGCGCCGGTCACGGTCCGCCCGAACGTCATCCGCACGGCGACGCTCGGGATCGAGACGTCGGACGTCCAGAAGACGCTCGCCGCGGCCCGTGGCGCGGCGGACGGCGCGGGCGGCTACGTCGGCAACGAGTCGACCAAGCGCGGCGAGAACGGCCGGATGACGTCGACCGTCACCCTGCGGGTGCCGGGCGAGCACTACGACGCCGTACTCGGCGCCATGGAGGGCAGCGGGAAGCTGCTGCACCGCAAGGTCGAGGCGCAGGACGTCACCGAGAAGGTCGCCGACATCGACAGCCGCGTCTCCTCGCAGCAGGCGAGCGTGGCGCGGGTGCGGGAGATGATGGGCAAGGCCACGGCGCTGAGCGAGGTGGTGATGCTGGAGAGCGAGCTGAGCCGGCGTCAGTCGGACCTGGAGTCGCTGCTGGCGCAGCAGACGGCGCTGAAGGACAAGACCTCGATGGGCACCATCACGCTGGAGGTCTCGGAACCGGCGCCCCCCGTGGTGGAGAAGAAGAAGGAGAAGAAGGAGCCCACCTTCCTCAGTGCGCTGAGCGGCGGATGGGAGATCTTCACGAAGATCCTGCGCTATCTGCTGGCGGCGCTGGGCGCGTTGCTGCCCTTCCTGGCGACGGCCGCCGTGGTGGTGCTGCTGGTCCGGGCGTACCGGCGGTGGCGTCCGGCGCGCCCGAAGACGGGCCTGACGCCGAAGCGGCTGCCGGTGCCCGCGGCGCGGCAGACGCCTCCCGCCCCGGCCACCGCCCCCACTGCGGCCGCGGCCCCGGCCGCGGACACCGAGGACGGCGTGCGGGACTGA
- the hemG gene encoding protoporphyrinogen oxidase, with protein MHEADMRTDRPASPTRSSGSPAHVVVIGGGIAGLAAAHRLLAEGARVTLLEAGPRLGGKLHSGELAGAPVDLGAESMLARRPEAVALAEAVGLADAVQPPATATAHLWTRGALRPMPRGHVMGVPGDLGPLAASGVLSAEGLARIEAERTLPPTEIGEDVAVGEYVAARLGREVVDRLVEPLLGGVYAGDAYRISMRAAVPQLFEAARTHSLLRDGVREIQRTTQSLPQQAGPVFAGIDGGIGRLPLAVADACRAAGARIVTGAPVREVLRTAEGWRVAAAEETVDADGVVLAVPAGPAARLLDTLAPAAAAELRQVEYASMALVTMAFRRADLPEAVSGGGASGFLVPPVDGRTIKASTFSSNKWAWAAADPDLFLLRTSVGRYADERDLEREDGELVDVSLADLGEAVGLTARPVDSTVTRWHGGLPQYPVGHLGRVARIRGAVDALPGLAVCGALYDGVGIPACVASAGRAADTVMAALAARTAPLARTTDQRTGQ; from the coding sequence ATGCACGAAGCGGACATGCGTACGGATCGGCCGGCGAGCCCCACCCGGTCCAGCGGCTCCCCGGCCCACGTCGTCGTCATCGGCGGCGGCATCGCGGGCCTCGCCGCGGCCCACCGGCTGCTCGCCGAAGGCGCCCGCGTCACGCTGCTGGAGGCCGGACCGAGGCTCGGCGGCAAGCTCCACTCCGGCGAACTCGCGGGCGCCCCCGTCGACCTCGGCGCCGAGTCCATGCTCGCCCGCCGCCCCGAGGCCGTGGCCCTCGCCGAGGCCGTCGGCCTGGCCGACGCCGTGCAGCCGCCCGCCACCGCCACCGCCCACCTGTGGACCCGCGGCGCGCTGCGGCCGATGCCCCGCGGCCATGTCATGGGCGTCCCCGGCGACCTCGGACCGCTCGCCGCCTCCGGGGTCCTCTCCGCCGAGGGCCTGGCCCGCATCGAGGCCGAGCGGACACTGCCCCCCACCGAGATCGGCGAGGACGTCGCCGTCGGGGAGTACGTGGCCGCCCGCCTCGGCCGCGAGGTCGTCGACCGGCTCGTCGAACCCCTGCTCGGCGGGGTGTACGCGGGCGACGCCTACCGCATCTCCATGCGGGCCGCCGTACCGCAGCTCTTCGAGGCCGCCCGCACCCACTCCCTGCTGCGCGACGGCGTACGGGAGATCCAGCGCACCACGCAGAGCCTGCCCCAGCAGGCCGGCCCCGTCTTCGCCGGCATCGACGGCGGCATCGGGCGGCTCCCGCTCGCCGTGGCCGACGCCTGCCGTGCGGCCGGAGCGCGCATCGTCACCGGCGCCCCCGTCCGCGAGGTCCTTCGTACGGCTGAAGGCTGGCGCGTGGCCGCCGCCGAGGAGACCGTCGACGCGGACGGCGTCGTCCTGGCCGTCCCGGCCGGACCCGCGGCCCGGCTGCTGGACACCCTCGCACCGGCCGCCGCCGCCGAACTGCGCCAGGTCGAGTACGCCTCCATGGCGCTGGTCACCATGGCCTTCCGGCGCGCCGACCTGCCCGAGGCCGTCTCCGGCGGCGGCGCCAGCGGCTTCCTCGTACCGCCCGTCGACGGCCGGACCATCAAGGCGTCCACCTTCTCCAGCAACAAGTGGGCCTGGGCCGCCGCCGACCCCGACCTCTTCCTGCTGCGCACCTCCGTCGGCCGGTACGCCGACGAACGGGACCTGGAGCGCGAGGACGGCGAACTCGTCGACGTGTCCCTCGCCGACCTCGGCGAGGCCGTCGGACTGACCGCCCGTCCCGTCGACTCCACCGTCACCCGCTGGCACGGCGGGCTGCCCCAGTACCCGGTCGGCCACCTCGGCCGGGTCGCCCGGATCCGCGGCGCCGTCGACGCCCTGCCCGGCCTCGCCGTGTGCGGCGCCCTCTACGACGGCGTGGGCATCCCGGCCTGCGTCGCGAGCGCCGGCCGGGCCGCGGACACGGTCATGGCCGCGCTCGCCGCGCGTACGGCACCCCTGGCGCGGACCACTGATCAGCGCACGGGACAATAG